In Crassostrea angulata isolate pt1a10 chromosome 6, ASM2561291v2, whole genome shotgun sequence, a genomic segment contains:
- the LOC128187152 gene encoding N-acetylglucosamine-1-phosphodiester alpha-N-acetylglucosaminidase-like has product MNGDSSRKLRYILICNFFLNISIFAICTLQQRDQYSEASSMGGTKLFDNELASAVTHENVKDIGSLEEDQGIKLDILQPYKDHHGPKHRTHRQVRECQDVRYGNVTHSKLLSHGFHGNISLPIADTRHMIHVMQENYYLRRDVLMHLSVINNPFLTVSVLEPETDNGCEKDLRATVLESAKQEQCIVAINAGFFNTTSGACKGNLVSNGRIVHDTGGIQNAHFGITKDGYLFIGYLSEIDLVTQDFQQLVGGVLWLIRDGKSYLEESIKIECSDTEETGTLEYFASVMSARTVVGHDREGRVIFMQADGKTGENGLSLKEFVEVMLQYGIVNAVNLDGGGSATYTVNGTLVNYPSDQCVDDKRFNCARNVSTILCAHLPRCPEVNCSGHGQCVLGQCQCQGHWTGSRCDQLICSNNCSGQGTCTPEGCSCNAGRHGDDCSSSCPGGFYGAGCSHPCSCLSGADCDPVRGACLCPPGQTGTLCQNACPYGYYGDSCKEQCFCDDGCPCHPVTGSCNFSQLHSDILQASVCYSQKKIKAEHLVPDQSSVYRSCLLALVVISVLAGLSILMNIVLAYKVYTKKKHKSQRRKKAVLTNSKQLYKFPVSDTEEDLSSFSDYPMEQTSFIKKPKGYS; this is encoded by the exons ATGAATGGAGACAGCTCGCGGAAATTGCGATATATCCTCATTTGTAACTTTTTCTTAAACATCAG CATTTTTGCAATATGCACTCTACAGCAGAGAGACCAGTACTCGGAGGCCAGCTCCATGGGAGGAACAAAATTATTTGACAATGAGTTAGCATCTGCTGTGACACATGAAAATGTAAAAGACATTGGTTCTCTAGAGGAGGACCAAGGTATAAAATTAGACATATTACAGCCATACAAAGATCATCATGGTCCCAAACATCGAACACATCGTCAGGTGCGAGAGTGCCAGGATGTTAGATACGGAAATGTAACTCATTCCAAGCTTTTATCTCATGGATTCCATGGAAACATAAGTCTTCCCATAGCCGACACGAGGCACATGATCCACGTCATGCAAGAAAACTATTATTTACGCCGAGATGTACTGATGCATCTTTCTGTGATAAATAACCCCTTCTTAACAGTGTCAGTTCTTGAACCAGAGACAGATAACGGGTGTGAGAAGGATTTGAGAGCCACGGTGCTGGAATCTGCTAAACAAGAGCAGTGTATTGTGGCCATTAATGCTGGCTTCTTTAACACAACCAGTGGAGCTTGTAAAG GAAATCTTGTCAGCAATGGAAGAATAGTGCATGACACAGGAGGAATTCAGAATGCCCACTTTGGAATTACAAAAGATGGATACCTCTTTATTGG GTATCTGTCAGAGATTGATTTGGTCACTCAGGACTTCCAGCAGCTGGTGGGTGGGGTGCTGTGGCTGATCCGTGACGGAAAATCCTACCTGGAGGAGAGTATAAAAATAGAATGCTCCGACACTGAGGAAACAG GTACCCTGGAGTATTTTGCCTCCGTTATGTCTGCACGGACAGTAGTGGGACATGACAGAGAGGGGCGGGTCATCTTCATGCAGGCCGACGGCAAGACAGGAGAAAACGG ACTAAGTCTGAAGGAGTTTGTTGAAGTGATGCTACAGTATGGAATAGTGAATGCTGTTAATCTAGATGGAGGAGGGTCAGCTACCTACACAGTGAATGGGACCCTCGTAAACTACCCCTCAGATCAGTG tGTGGATGACAAAAGATTTAACTGTGCTAGAAATGTGTCCACCATCCTCTGTGCTCATCTACCGCGATGTCCAGAGGTCAACTGTTCAGGTCACGGTCAGTGTGTCCTTGGTCAGTGTCAATGTCAAGGACACTGGACAGGAAGTCGATGTGATCAGCTGATCTGTAGCAATAACTGTAGCGGTCAGGGAACATGTACTCCAG AGGGCTGCTCCTGTAATGCTGGTCGGCATGGTGATGACTGCAGTAGCAGCTGTCCTGGGGGGTTCTATGGGGCAGGGTGTAGCCACCCCTGCTCCTGTCTGAGTGGTGCAGACTGTGACCCAGTTAGAGGGGCCTGTCTCTGCCCCCCGGGTCAAACAGGGACTCTCTGTCAGAACG CATGTCCCTATGGTTACTATGGCGACTCCTGTAAGGAGCAGTGTTTCTGTGATGACGGTTGCCCGTGTCACCCGGTAACAGGAAGTTGTAACTTCTCCCAGTTACACAGCGACATTCTCCAAG CAAGTGTCTGTTAttctcagaaaaaaatcaaagcagAGCATCTAGTCCCTGACCAATCTAGTGTCTACAg GTCCTGTCTCCTGGCTTTGGTCGTTATCAGTGTCCTAGCAGGCCTAAGTATTTTAATGAACATTGTCCTAGCCTACAAAGTGTACACCAAGAAGAAGCACAAGAGTCAGCGGCGTAAGAAGGCCGTCCTCACAAACTCCAAACAGCTGTACAAGTTCCCGGTGTCCGACACCGAGGAGGATCTCTCCTCATTCAGCGACTATCCCATGGAGCAAACCAGCTTCATCAAGAAACCAAAGGGGTACTCCTAG